From Shewanella psychrophila, a single genomic window includes:
- a CDS encoding bifunctional aspartate transaminase/aspartate 4-decarboxylase codes for MKNLDFSQFTNLSPFELKDKLIEVAQATPDRILLDAGRGNPNFLATLPRRAFLRLGDFALEESERSYAYLNEGFGGIPDGKGIVARFDTFAKEHKDTEGVKFLQSSISYVKDQLGLSRESFLHEMVNAFLGCNYPVPPRMLTNIESIVNAYIAQEMYGSLPVNNDFDLFATEGGTAAMTYTFQTMFTNGLLKKGDKVALTTPIFTPYLEIPELAEFELEIVEIRLDEETWQLTDPEIAKLEDKDIKLLCVVNPSNPPSVKFSNDILDKLANLVATKRKDLFIVTDDVYGTFADDFVSLFAKCPYNTLCVYSFSKYFGATGWRLGVIGIQDKNIFDDTLKSMSEEHNLTLDDRYKTLTPHPRDIKFIDRMVADSRNVALNHTAGLSLPQQVQMALFSLSCLMDRGNDYKRATKRLIRERYQTLYKNMGIKVEENENSVDYYTLLDLDILGAKMYGDEFVNWFKQSGLGKEFLFRLADETGVVLLPGKGFDVVHASVRVSLANLTHHEYAAIGRLTRKVMDECYAEYVKNK; via the coding sequence ATGAAAAATCTAGATTTCTCACAATTTACAAACCTAAGCCCGTTTGAGCTAAAAGATAAGCTAATCGAAGTCGCTCAAGCCACGCCAGATCGAATTTTATTGGATGCCGGGCGCGGCAACCCCAACTTTTTAGCCACATTACCGAGACGCGCTTTTCTAAGATTAGGTGATTTCGCCTTAGAAGAGTCTGAGCGTTCATATGCTTACCTCAATGAAGGCTTCGGTGGCATTCCCGACGGCAAAGGCATCGTTGCCCGATTTGATACGTTCGCTAAAGAGCATAAAGATACCGAAGGCGTTAAGTTTCTCCAGTCTTCAATCAGTTATGTAAAAGACCAGTTAGGATTAAGCCGCGAATCGTTTCTACACGAAATGGTGAATGCATTTCTAGGTTGTAATTACCCAGTGCCTCCTAGAATGTTGACCAATATCGAATCGATCGTAAACGCATACATAGCACAAGAGATGTATGGCAGTTTACCTGTCAATAACGATTTTGATTTGTTTGCCACCGAGGGCGGTACGGCAGCAATGACCTATACCTTCCAAACTATGTTTACTAACGGCTTATTAAAGAAAGGCGATAAAGTAGCGTTAACCACACCTATCTTTACACCTTATTTAGAAATCCCGGAACTTGCAGAGTTTGAGCTGGAAATTGTTGAGATCCGCTTAGATGAGGAGACATGGCAGTTAACCGATCCGGAAATTGCTAAACTGGAAGACAAAGACATTAAACTGCTCTGCGTCGTAAATCCAAGTAACCCGCCTTCGGTTAAGTTTTCCAATGACATATTAGATAAGTTAGCCAACTTAGTTGCCACTAAGCGCAAAGACCTGTTTATCGTCACTGACGATGTATATGGCACATTCGCCGATGACTTTGTGTCGCTGTTTGCTAAATGTCCATACAACACCTTATGTGTATATTCCTTCTCTAAATACTTCGGCGCGACGGGTTGGCGCTTAGGTGTTATCGGTATTCAAGATAAAAATATCTTCGACGACACATTAAAGTCTATGTCTGAAGAGCACAACTTAACATTAGATGATCGCTATAAAACCTTAACCCCTCATCCCAGAGACATAAAGTTTATCGACCGCATGGTTGCCGATAGCCGAAATGTCGCCCTTAACCACACTGCTGGTCTTTCTTTGCCACAACAAGTACAAATGGCACTGTTCTCACTCAGCTGCCTGATGGACAGAGGTAATGACTACAAGCGCGCAACCAAACGACTCATTCGTGAACGTTATCAAACCCTCTACAAAAATATGGGGATTAAGGTAGAAGAGAACGAAAACAGTGTTGACTACTACACCTTGCTCGATTTAGATATCCTTGGGGCTAAAATGTATGGTGATGAATTCGTCAACTGGTTCAAGCAGTCTGGCTTAGGTAAAGAGTTTCTATTCAGGCTCGCCGATGAAACAGGGGTAGTACTCCTGCCAGGTAAAGGATTCGATGTAGTTCACGCTTCAGTCAGAGTGTCCTTAGCGAATTTAACCCATCATGAGTATGCAGCCATAGGTCGCTTAACCAGAAAAGTGATGGATGAGTGCTATGCCGAATACGTGAAAAATAAGTAA
- a CDS encoding HD domain-containing protein, protein MNKADSVNGDIEKVLSFIVEIEKLKDVKRKTRPVGLDRYENSAEHSWHVCISALMLKEFADKPINIDRVIKMLLIHDLGEIDAGDTIIYQSETQEMKQKEAAGLKRILDILPEGQADTYMDLWYEFELGETADASFAKAIDRVPPLLHNLHGEGHSWRDNNVPKEKVFSVNRRIAKGSEGLWSSLENKLSGAVETGLIK, encoded by the coding sequence GTGAACAAAGCAGATTCAGTTAATGGTGATATCGAAAAGGTGCTGAGCTTTATCGTGGAGATCGAGAAGCTTAAGGATGTTAAGAGAAAAACCAGACCTGTTGGTCTTGACCGTTACGAGAATTCGGCCGAGCATAGCTGGCATGTGTGTATATCGGCTCTGATGCTTAAAGAGTTTGCTGATAAGCCTATCAATATCGATCGGGTCATCAAGATGCTACTCATACATGACTTAGGTGAGATAGATGCAGGGGATACCATCATCTATCAATCTGAAACTCAGGAAATGAAACAGAAAGAAGCGGCAGGCCTTAAGCGTATTCTAGATATCTTACCTGAGGGGCAGGCTGATACCTATATGGATCTGTGGTATGAGTTTGAGCTGGGTGAAACCGCCGATGCAAGTTTCGCCAAGGCAATCGACAGGGTGCCGCCTCTATTACATAATCTGCATGGCGAGGGTCATAGTTGGCGTGACAATAATGTGCCTAAAGAGAAGGTTTTTTCCGTCAATCGTCGTATAGCTAAAGGCAGTGAAGGGCTATGGTCTAGTCTGGAAAATAAGCTATCGGGTGCAGTGGAGACAGGTCTTATTAAATAG
- a CDS encoding TAXI family TRAP transporter solute-binding subunit: MFYRALALALLLILPSAVQAENYSIGTGGQSGIYYPFGGALAKVWSDKVPDVNVKAEVTAASVENTIKVVRGDMIAGIAMGNVVLDAYKGEGKFRSEMPVKTLFALYPNLVHTIALEKSGIKSLADLKGKRISLGAPASGTAVTAAALLASVGIDVKKDIDAVYLNYGETTNALANGQIDAGFIVGGQGVGAVTQISLTHKINLIPVSDAESAAFIETNPAYSKYTIPADVYKNVGAVSTLSVWNVVVVSAKMSDEMAYNLTKSAFENMGEVRKVVKVAEATTPENANRLAGVPLHAGAQKYLDSLSK, encoded by the coding sequence ATGTTTTATCGCGCGCTTGCACTCGCATTGCTGCTTATTTTACCTTCGGCTGTACAAGCTGAAAATTACTCTATCGGTACTGGCGGTCAAAGCGGTATCTATTATCCATTCGGTGGGGCGTTAGCCAAAGTTTGGTCCGACAAGGTGCCTGATGTAAACGTGAAAGCGGAAGTGACAGCGGCATCGGTTGAGAATACCATCAAGGTCGTGCGCGGTGACATGATTGCAGGTATTGCTATGGGGAACGTGGTACTCGATGCCTATAAAGGCGAAGGTAAATTTCGCAGCGAAATGCCAGTTAAAACCTTGTTTGCGCTTTATCCAAACCTAGTACATACCATAGCATTGGAAAAGTCCGGAATTAAATCTTTAGCCGATCTTAAGGGCAAGCGTATTTCCTTAGGTGCTCCGGCAAGCGGTACTGCGGTAACGGCTGCAGCTTTGCTGGCCTCTGTCGGTATTGATGTGAAGAAAGATATCGATGCGGTCTACTTAAATTATGGTGAGACTACCAATGCATTGGCCAATGGTCAGATTGATGCTGGTTTCATCGTTGGCGGACAAGGTGTTGGCGCAGTGACTCAAATTTCTCTGACTCATAAGATCAATCTTATTCCTGTATCCGATGCCGAAAGTGCTGCCTTCATCGAGACAAACCCGGCTTATAGCAAGTACACCATACCTGCTGATGTGTATAAGAACGTGGGAGCTGTGTCTACCTTGAGTGTATGGAACGTAGTTGTTGTCAGTGCCAAAATGAGTGATGAAATGGCCTATAACTTGACTAAGTCTGCGTTTGAAAACATGGGTGAAGTGCGTAAGGTTGTGAAAGTTGCCGAGGCGACCACACCTGAAAATGCCAACCGTTTAGCGGGTGTGCCACTGCATGCTGGTGCGCAGAAGTATCTGGATTCATTATCTAAGTAA
- a CDS encoding metallophosphoesterase family protein — translation MRIYQLSDCHLHLGDEASRANLIRALTTIEEADDGDVLLLTGDLICGPCVEIYTQFKAIVQAHTSIVKIFAIAGNHDDLAMMKSVFSDSRIQVKDHVHLNDNLSLCFVDSSQKPLSNMSLGGGRVSTKALSALKKFTRKHRSIVVIHHPVVNLGAKWFTEIGIENNLAVMEAIHPQTLAILSGHAHAFFKEPIKIQERIIPLIVSPATSYGFEHTNPSYEKNTNIGIMAFDLVPTLALTPAPAPAPAVGEEIKPEKATGTNNREIEYSLRESVINLNH, via the coding sequence ATGAGAATATACCAGCTGAGTGATTGTCACTTACACCTGGGCGATGAAGCCTCAAGAGCAAATTTAATTCGTGCTCTAACGACAATTGAAGAAGCTGATGATGGTGATGTACTCCTGTTAACTGGTGACTTAATCTGTGGCCCTTGTGTTGAAATATATACGCAATTTAAAGCCATAGTTCAGGCTCATACTTCTATCGTCAAAATCTTTGCCATTGCGGGGAATCATGACGATTTAGCTATGATGAAGTCGGTGTTTAGTGACAGTCGAATCCAAGTAAAAGATCATGTCCATCTTAACGATAACCTGAGTCTATGCTTTGTCGATTCCAGCCAAAAACCACTATCCAACATGTCACTCGGTGGGGGACGAGTTTCAACCAAAGCTCTAAGCGCCCTGAAAAAGTTCACCAGAAAGCATCGGTCCATCGTGGTGATTCACCACCCAGTGGTTAATTTAGGCGCCAAGTGGTTTACCGAGATAGGTATTGAAAATAATCTTGCTGTCATGGAGGCGATACATCCACAAACTCTGGCTATTTTAAGCGGACATGCCCATGCATTTTTCAAGGAGCCTATAAAAATCCAAGAGCGAATCATCCCGCTCATTGTCAGCCCGGCAACCTCCTACGGCTTCGAACACACCAATCCCAGCTATGAAAAAAATACCAATATAGGCATCATGGCTTTTGACCTTGTTCCCACTCTAGCTCTGACTCCAGCTCCAGCTCCAGCTCCAGCAGTGGGCGAAGAGATAAAACCAGAGAAAGCAACTGGCACTAACAACAGAGAAATTGAATACTCATTACGTGAATCTGTGATCAATCTCAATCACTAG
- a CDS encoding NAD-dependent succinate-semialdehyde dehydrogenase encodes MAIQTLNPYTNQVEQGFEAISNAEIKQAISDSHSAFLEWSNTAIEQRSQLLLNVADLLEKNASHYSALMTKEMGKLFREGVEWEIPNCVDMCRYYANNAAEFLKPQPILDVEQGTAHIESLPMGVIFGVMPWNFPFYQIIRFAVPNLMAGNTVLFKHASNVPQCAIALTELFKDAGFPHGVINNLLMSAYQSELVISDKRVQGVSLTGSERAGSTVAALAGKYLKKVVMELGGNDPFIVLADADVEKAADLALIAKMFNSGEVCTGAKRFIIAAQVYDEFMTLFTQKMAAMKAGDPMNMSTDYAPLVSEKECQSLLEQVHNAVKQGATLVLGGEREPLPGAWLKPTILADVTEKMDVFDRELFGPIAVVYKVSSEQQAIELANNSSYGLSSSIFSRDENKARAIASKLETGVSFINSFTISEPCLPFGGVKHSGFGRELGRAGMDEFVNKKLVRSL; translated from the coding sequence TGAAGCAATTTCTAATGCAGAGATCAAGCAAGCAATAAGTGACTCTCACTCGGCATTCCTAGAGTGGAGCAACACTGCTATTGAACAGCGTTCACAGTTACTCCTCAATGTGGCTGATTTACTAGAAAAGAATGCTAGCCACTACTCAGCTCTAATGACAAAAGAGATGGGAAAACTGTTTAGAGAAGGTGTTGAATGGGAAATTCCAAACTGCGTAGATATGTGTCGTTACTATGCCAACAACGCGGCGGAGTTCTTAAAACCACAGCCTATTTTGGATGTTGAACAAGGAACTGCACATATTGAAAGCCTACCTATGGGGGTTATTTTCGGTGTTATGCCTTGGAACTTCCCATTCTACCAAATAATCCGTTTTGCAGTGCCTAACTTGATGGCTGGCAATACAGTGCTATTTAAGCACGCTTCTAATGTTCCTCAGTGTGCCATCGCACTTACAGAGCTGTTTAAAGACGCTGGCTTCCCACACGGTGTTATCAATAACCTGTTGATGTCAGCTTATCAGTCGGAGTTAGTGATTAGTGACAAGCGTGTTCAAGGGGTATCTCTAACTGGGAGTGAACGAGCTGGATCTACCGTTGCGGCTCTGGCAGGCAAATATCTTAAGAAAGTTGTGATGGAGCTAGGTGGCAACGACCCATTTATTGTTCTTGCGGATGCCGATGTAGAAAAAGCCGCCGACTTAGCGTTAATTGCAAAAATGTTTAACTCTGGTGAGGTTTGTACAGGTGCCAAACGATTCATTATTGCGGCACAGGTTTACGATGAGTTCATGACTCTGTTTACGCAAAAAATGGCTGCTATGAAAGCGGGCGATCCGATGAATATGTCGACTGATTATGCGCCACTCGTGAGTGAGAAAGAGTGTCAATCTTTACTCGAACAAGTTCATAACGCCGTTAAACAAGGGGCAACATTAGTTCTTGGTGGTGAACGTGAGCCGTTACCTGGTGCATGGTTAAAACCAACTATCTTGGCGGATGTAACGGAGAAAATGGATGTCTTTGACCGTGAATTGTTTGGACCCATTGCAGTGGTTTACAAAGTGTCATCAGAACAACAAGCCATTGAGCTTGCCAATAACAGTTCTTATGGCTTGAGCTCATCTATCTTCTCTCGTGATGAAAATAAAGCTCGTGCTATCGCATCCAAACTTGAAACCGGTGTGTCATTCATCAATAGCTTTACTATCTCTGAGCCATGCCTACCTTTTGGTGGAGTGAAACACTCAGGTTTTGGTCGTGAACTAGGCCGTGCCGGTATGGATGAATTTGTAAACAAAAAGCTTGTACGTTCACTTTAA
- a CDS encoding membrane dipeptidase, which yields MKRELNRRQLIKAIAAGGVLSQFGSFSALATQTKRLYIDGLCFLPDDLTDLKASNIDAYLCDISDIEAIKQPDGTTNYKRTYQACMRSISKALTRVNDNPDKLILGTSSSDITRAHNTGKTAVFFQIQGADCVENSISSGLSQVDEFYDKGLRALQLTHHYGNKFSGGALDNTQSTDDALGNKKSQGLNKPLTQAGKQLITKLNDKRILVDVSHSSPQSALDTAKVSNSPIVQSHGAVRAIVNHARCSPDEVIKAIADTGGLFGIFMMSFWLTNDKIPTTEHYIAHLKHVANVAGIDAVAIANDYPLTGQNNLLKLNNNNAAGVKQYLDWWHSLRAKNVLGYDIEPVHVVIPELNHIHRMKRIDSALAKSGFSGSDRDKIMGGNWQRVLKEVLG from the coding sequence ATGAAGCGCGAACTGAACAGACGACAACTGATTAAAGCCATAGCAGCTGGCGGTGTGCTTAGCCAATTCGGTAGCTTCTCGGCCCTTGCCACGCAAACGAAACGCCTCTATATCGATGGTCTATGTTTTCTGCCCGATGACCTCACCGATTTAAAAGCCTCAAACATCGATGCTTACCTGTGTGATATATCCGATATTGAAGCCATAAAGCAGCCCGATGGTACCACCAACTATAAACGCACCTACCAAGCGTGTATGAGGAGTATCTCCAAAGCACTCACGCGAGTGAATGATAACCCTGACAAGCTTATTCTGGGTACAAGCAGCAGCGATATTACCCGCGCCCACAACACTGGAAAAACTGCGGTTTTCTTTCAAATTCAAGGGGCGGATTGTGTCGAGAACAGTATTAGCTCAGGCTTGAGTCAAGTCGATGAGTTTTATGACAAAGGACTTAGAGCACTGCAACTCACTCACCATTATGGCAACAAATTTAGCGGTGGCGCCTTAGATAATACTCAATCAACAGATGACGCTCTGGGTAATAAAAAGAGTCAAGGGCTCAATAAACCACTGACCCAAGCAGGCAAACAGTTAATCACTAAGCTCAACGATAAACGTATCTTAGTCGATGTCAGTCATTCCAGTCCGCAATCAGCGTTGGACACGGCCAAGGTATCGAACTCCCCTATCGTTCAAAGCCACGGAGCCGTGCGCGCCATCGTCAATCATGCTCGCTGCTCACCCGATGAGGTTATCAAAGCTATCGCAGATACTGGCGGCCTGTTTGGCATATTTATGATGAGCTTCTGGCTCACTAACGACAAAATACCGACTACCGAGCACTACATTGCTCACCTGAAGCATGTGGCTAATGTGGCTGGCATAGATGCCGTTGCTATTGCCAACGACTATCCGCTTACTGGTCAGAATAACCTGCTTAAGCTGAACAACAATAATGCAGCAGGCGTAAAGCAGTATCTCGATTGGTGGCACAGTTTACGAGCCAAGAATGTACTTGGCTATGATATTGAGCCAGTACACGTGGTGATCCCCGAACTCAACCATATTCACCGTATGAAACGCATAGATTCAGCCTTAGCTAAGTCTGGATTTAGTGGCAGTGACAGAGATAAGATCATGGGCGGCAATTGGCAAAGAGTATTAAAAGAAGTATTAGGGTAA
- a CDS encoding TRAP transporter permease — protein sequence MTQTNNTKLGHAEPVLEDTKANHSSVTIDTSLPYESTLKVFGYVILAIAVALSAFQIWQGITSTISATYFRPVHLCWVLVLIFLHYPLVNNRYSKLYLPGRVFDLALCGLTLFAAYRMSIFDYNDIDHLLYGLKVPDLVAGCALLLLLMEGCRRTVGWVMVLIAALFLSYSAFGDMLPSAIATKAYSLQELIQFQIYSANGVFGSALGIAATTVFIFVLFGAFLEVTGAGKFFIDLSFSIAGKYRGGPAKAAVLASAGLGSISGSAIANTVTTGSVTIPMMKKLGYKPEQAAGIEAAASTGGQIMPPIMGAGAFVMAQFTGVPYSEIMLASIAPAILYFFCTLLYVHLMACKLNLQAVSRTEAVISVMKHGAHHLIPLGLITALLMMAYSPLLVGVAGCAAILVTAALRKHSRIGLTKFIQGMKNGALMALPISVACGAAGIIVGVVGQTGIGLQFTQFVMEFSGGYMLLALGLISIVALVLGMGLPVTAAYIVLAVMAVPMLGDFGLPLLTAHLIIFWLSQTSNVTPPIALAAFAAAGVAKANPMKSSVEAFKLAGGLFIIPIMMAYTDLVSSEASVLEFGFAIAQTAAIILALAISIEGYLLRVLSNMERVIALMMVPLILFNPFGAGFVGILVILGLILLQWRSRELVTRT from the coding sequence ATGACCCAAACTAATAATACTAAATTAGGTCATGCTGAACCTGTACTCGAAGATACTAAAGCTAATCATAGCTCAGTGACCATCGATACATCTCTGCCTTATGAATCAACGTTAAAAGTATTTGGCTATGTGATTCTAGCCATTGCAGTTGCTCTATCTGCGTTTCAGATTTGGCAGGGGATCACTTCCACCATTTCGGCGACTTACTTCAGGCCTGTGCATTTGTGCTGGGTGTTGGTGCTGATTTTCCTGCATTACCCGCTAGTGAACAATCGATACAGCAAACTCTACCTCCCGGGCCGAGTGTTTGATCTCGCGCTCTGTGGATTAACCTTGTTTGCCGCCTACCGAATGAGTATTTTTGATTATAACGATATTGATCATTTGCTCTATGGTTTGAAGGTGCCAGATTTAGTGGCGGGTTGTGCCCTGTTATTGCTCTTGATGGAAGGTTGTCGTCGTACTGTGGGTTGGGTGATGGTACTGATTGCTGCGCTGTTTCTATCCTACAGTGCCTTTGGTGACATGTTGCCAAGCGCGATTGCGACTAAGGCATATTCGCTGCAAGAACTCATCCAGTTTCAGATTTACTCCGCTAATGGGGTATTTGGCTCAGCCTTAGGCATTGCGGCCACGACGGTATTTATCTTCGTACTCTTCGGCGCCTTCTTAGAAGTGACCGGTGCGGGTAAATTCTTTATTGATCTATCATTCTCTATCGCAGGTAAGTATCGCGGTGGTCCAGCAAAGGCCGCGGTTTTGGCCTCGGCAGGTCTTGGTTCTATTTCGGGGTCTGCGATTGCCAATACTGTGACTACAGGCTCGGTGACCATACCTATGATGAAGAAGCTGGGTTATAAACCTGAACAGGCGGCGGGTATCGAAGCGGCTGCATCGACGGGCGGGCAGATTATGCCACCTATCATGGGGGCTGGCGCTTTTGTGATGGCGCAGTTTACCGGGGTCCCCTATAGCGAGATAATGTTAGCCTCTATTGCCCCGGCTATTCTCTACTTCTTCTGTACCTTGCTCTATGTACACTTGATGGCTTGTAAGTTAAACCTGCAGGCTGTGAGTCGCACCGAGGCCGTAATTTCTGTAATGAAACATGGTGCTCATCATCTTATTCCTCTGGGCTTGATCACCGCATTGCTGATGATGGCTTATTCGCCATTGTTGGTTGGTGTTGCTGGTTGTGCAGCCATATTAGTGACGGCTGCGCTGCGTAAACACAGCCGTATTGGCTTGACCAAGTTTATTCAGGGAATGAAAAACGGTGCTCTGATGGCACTACCAATTTCGGTGGCCTGTGGCGCGGCGGGGATTATCGTCGGTGTAGTGGGTCAGACTGGAATTGGCTTGCAGTTCACTCAGTTTGTGATGGAGTTTTCCGGCGGTTACATGCTACTGGCTCTCGGGCTCATCAGTATCGTAGCACTGGTGTTGGGCATGGGATTACCTGTGACCGCGGCTTATATCGTACTTGCCGTGATGGCCGTGCCCATGTTGGGGGACTTTGGTCTGCCCTTGTTGACGGCGCACCTGATTATTTTCTGGTTGTCTCAGACTTCAAATGTGACGCCGCCGATTGCATTGGCCGCCTTTGCTGCGGCTGGTGTGGCCAAGGCGAATCCAATGAAATCTTCGGTGGAGGCCTTTAAGCTTGCTGGTGGTCTGTTTATTATCCCTATCATGATGGCCTATACGGATCTGGTAAGTTCTGAGGCGAGTGTATTGGAGTTTGGTTTTGCTATCGCTCAGACAGCTGCAATCATACTGGCATTAGCGATATCCATCGAAGGGTATCTATTGCGGGTACTGTCTAATATGGAACGTGTTATCGCGCTAATGATGGTTCCCTTGATATTGTTCAATCCTTTTGGTGCAGGCTTCGTGGGAATACTAGTTATTTTAGGATTAATACTTTTGCAGTGGAGGAGTCGAGAGCTGGTTACGAGAACGTAA
- the aspT gene encoding aspartate-alanine antiporter: protein MDILEELFKAAPLVALFITLTFGYLIGKITIGKFVLGGVAGTLLVGVVVGQVGVDIDSGVKSIFFALFIYAVGFQGGPQFFGALNRRTLNILLSAVVMTVTGLVCVIAAAWLFDLDRGTAAGLAAGGLTQSSIIGTAGDSIANLMGVSDQAKKIMETNVAVGYAVTYIFGSLGPIIMVTWFFPTIMGWDIRAEAIKKANSMSGGKPELEPGQFNAISRIVSRAYKISPDSYAIGKTVAEVNEALYDVAIELIQRQGADTAADAETIIQQDDVVIVTGVRTSIHKIPDFLGVECSVPEDFTLIEEHRQLLVTGEKLVGKKLKEIKQVTGLSVRRGVYLSDYKRAGKTINISPDLIVEKNDQLQLTGTPDDINRVQNTIGDRLVSPYFTDFVFFGLGMTVGMLIGLIHFKIAGIPVTIGSGAGCLVSGLMFGWLRNTHPRFASLPMGASNFLRDFGLAVFVGLVGLSAGPQAVVTIKEYGLTLLFLGVFVTIVPQIIAFFFSYYVLRIKDPIEALGALVGGRSANPGFAALLSKAGNPTPVFSFTVTYAVANVLLTLWGPIIVGIITKNVAG, encoded by the coding sequence ATGGACATTTTAGAAGAACTTTTCAAAGCTGCTCCCTTAGTCGCACTTTTTATAACGCTCACTTTTGGTTACCTCATAGGTAAAATCACCATAGGTAAATTTGTCTTAGGCGGGGTGGCAGGGACATTGCTCGTAGGCGTTGTTGTTGGCCAAGTCGGTGTGGATATTGACAGTGGTGTCAAAAGTATTTTTTTCGCGTTATTTATTTATGCCGTCGGTTTTCAAGGCGGACCACAATTTTTTGGTGCACTAAACCGGCGCACACTCAATATACTGCTCTCCGCTGTCGTCATGACTGTGACTGGCTTAGTCTGTGTTATTGCTGCGGCTTGGCTTTTCGATCTTGATAGAGGCACTGCCGCAGGCTTGGCCGCCGGAGGATTAACACAGTCATCAATTATAGGAACTGCTGGTGACTCCATCGCTAACCTCATGGGAGTGAGCGACCAAGCTAAGAAGATCATGGAAACCAATGTGGCTGTCGGCTACGCCGTGACCTACATTTTCGGCTCATTGGGACCGATAATTATGGTGACCTGGTTTTTCCCCACGATTATGGGTTGGGACATTCGCGCCGAAGCAATCAAGAAAGCCAACTCGATGTCAGGTGGTAAACCCGAACTAGAACCAGGGCAATTCAACGCTATAAGCAGAATTGTTTCGAGAGCTTATAAGATATCTCCTGATAGCTATGCAATAGGCAAAACCGTCGCAGAAGTTAATGAGGCGCTCTACGATGTGGCTATTGAACTCATTCAACGACAAGGCGCAGACACCGCGGCCGATGCAGAGACAATAATACAACAAGATGATGTTGTTATTGTCACCGGTGTCAGAACTTCAATTCATAAAATACCCGATTTCTTAGGCGTAGAGTGCAGCGTACCGGAAGACTTTACCTTAATTGAAGAGCATCGACAGCTACTGGTGACTGGTGAAAAGCTGGTAGGTAAGAAATTAAAAGAGATAAAACAGGTTACAGGCTTGTCAGTGCGACGAGGTGTTTATCTATCTGACTACAAACGCGCAGGTAAAACCATCAATATATCGCCAGATCTTATTGTCGAAAAGAACGACCAGTTGCAATTAACCGGCACGCCTGATGATATTAACCGTGTTCAAAATACCATAGGTGACAGATTAGTCTCTCCATATTTCACCGACTTTGTATTTTTTGGACTGGGCATGACAGTAGGTATGCTGATTGGCCTGATACATTTTAAGATAGCCGGTATTCCCGTCACCATAGGATCTGGAGCCGGTTGCCTTGTTTCCGGTCTCATGTTCGGTTGGCTCAGAAATACCCACCCAAGATTTGCATCACTGCCTATGGGAGCCTCTAACTTTCTACGTGATTTTGGTCTTGCGGTATTTGTCGGACTCGTTGGCTTATCAGCTGGCCCTCAGGCGGTAGTCACCATCAAAGAGTACGGTCTCACACTGCTTTTCTTAGGCGTTTTTGTCACTATCGTGCCTCAAATTATCGCCTTTTTCTTTTCCTATTACGTCTTGAGAATAAAAGATCCAATAGAAGCCTTGGGCGCCTTAGTCGGTGGCCGAAGTGCTAACCCAGGCTTTGCCGCCTTACTGAGTAAAGCGGGTAACCCAACGCCAGTATTCTCTTTTACGGTGACCTATGCCGTAGCAAATGTTCTCCTCACATTGTGGGGACCTATCATAGTCGGCATCATCACTAAAAATGTTGCTGGTTAA